The following coding sequences lie in one Ictalurus punctatus breed USDA103 chromosome 16, Coco_2.0, whole genome shotgun sequence genomic window:
- the fut10 gene encoding alpha-(1,3)-fucosyltransferase 10 codes for MVLLEFRTLLYAQDMARLSAKKLFAVCFCASAFVFLIITLQVVEELGQFEQTTHTRPLKDREELTQIQAFPASAVLNDDGASPGSESSYPIIVWWSPLTGELGRLGECGHNRCFFTINKSYYSHSSTQAFLFYGTDFSIESLPLPRKPQHHWALFHEESPKNNYKLFHKPVITLFNHTATFSHHSHLPLTTQHLESLHTLTSHTFLLPLAQKNQLRRTLAPVVYVQSDCDPPSDRDVYVQELMKYIPVDSYGQCLHNKDLPIHLSDSTAMDEESFFQILAQYKFILAFENAICDDYITEKLWRPLKLGVVPVYYGAPNVHMWLPSNRSAIVVDPKQSPEKLAQYIQSLDKNDQEYLTYLDWKLKREVSNQRLFKELKERQWGVQDMTRDNFIDVFECMICNRVWENNNRLHEGLVPRVWQAEEHHLTCPPPKLFHFAVDHFNSSSLRYIWRASYEQSVREARALSRLTLRNRNFTATQFWREVFSD; via the exons ATGGTGTTATTGGAGTTCAGGACACTTTTGTACGCGCAGGACATGGCGCGACTGTCTGCCAAGAAACTTTTCGCGGTTTGCTTTTGCGCttcagcttttgtttttctcatcaTTACACTTCAG GTGGTGGAGGAGCTGGGCCAGTTTGAGCAGACGACGCACACACGCCCCCTAAAGGACAGAGAGGAGTTAACACAGATCCAGGCTTTCCCTGCGAGCGCTGTGCTCAATGATGATGGTGCGTCTCCAGGCTCAGAGAGCAGTTACCCCATTATTGTATGGTGGTCTCCACTGACCGGAGAGCTGGGACGGCTTGGGGAATGTGGCCATAACAGATGCTTTTTCACCATTAACAAGTCCTACTATTCTCATTCTTCTACACAGGCCTTCCTGTTTTATG gTACGGACTTCAGCATAGAAAGTCTCCCTTTACCAAGGAAGCCTCAGCACCACTGGGCTCTTTTCCACGAGGAATCGCCTAAGAACAACTACAAGCTCTTCCACAAGCCTGTCATCACCCTGTTCAACCACACAGCCACCTTTAGCCACCATTCCCACCTCCCACTCACTACACAACACCTGGAGAGCCTCCATACGCTCACTTCCCATACGTTCCTGCTCCCTCTGGCACAGAAGAACCAGCTGAGACGCACTCTGGCTCCTGTGGTGTATGTCCAGTCGGACTGTGACCCACCATCAGATCGCGATGTCTATGTGCAGGAGCTTATGAAGTACATTCCAGTGGACTCCTATGGCCAGTGCCTGCATAACAAGGATCTTCCCATCCACTTGAGTGACTCCACTGCCATGGATGAGGAGAGCTTCTTTCAGATCCTAGCCCAGTATAAGTTCATTCTAGCGTTCGAAAATGCCATCTGTGATGACTACATCACAGAGAAACTGTGGCGGCCACTCAAGCTCGGTGTGGTCCCTGTGTACTACGGGGCCCCTAATGTTCACATGTGGCTTCCGAGTAACAGAAGTGCAATTGTGGTGGACCCAAAGCAGTCTCCAGAGAAACTGGCCCAGTATATACAGAGCCTGGACAAAAACGACCAGGAGTATTTAACATACCTGGACTGGAAGCTGAAACGTGAGGTCTCAAATCAGAGACTTTTTAAAGAACTGAAGGAGCGTCAGTGGGGTGTGCAGGACATGACTCGGGATAACTTTATTGATGTCTTTGAGTGCATGATATGTAACAGGGTGTGGGAGAACAACAACAGACTACATGAG GGATTGGTCCCCAGAGTGTGGCAGGCTGAAGAACATCATCTCACATGTCCACCTCCAAAGCTGTTCCACTTTGCTGTAGATCATTTTAACAGCTCTTCTCTGCGCTACATCTGGAGGGCCAGTTATGAGCAGTCAGTGAGAGAAGCCCGAGCTCTGAGCCGGCTGACACTGAGGAACAGGAACTTCACAGCTACACAGTTCTGGAGGGAGGTGTTTAGTGACTGA